From the Deltaproteobacteria bacterium HGW-Deltaproteobacteria-18 genome, the window AGGCGGAGTGCGGGATATGCTGACAGGACTTTTGTGGGCCAGGTCAACGGATCCGCTGGGGATCTGTACCTGGGAGGAAGCGCTGTCGGCCGCGACTGGAGGGCGCGAACAGGGCCGCAAATGGCGTCTGCCGACCATCCGCGAACTGGAATCGCTGGTCAACGCCGAGCACCACAACCCCGCCCTGCCCGAAAACCATCCCTTCACGGACATCCGCGAAGCCTACTGGTCCTCGACCAGCAGCGCCTACGCCCCGGACTGGGCCTACTGCCTGTATCTGCACAAGGGCGCCGTGGGCGTGGGTTTCAAGATGAAGAGGGAATTTCATGCCTGGCTCGTGGCAGGAGCGTAAGCGGCCCGAAGATTCTCCCCCGTCCATGACGCAGCACGGAGGAATTCAGGACAGCCGGTCTTCGAGACAAACGCGGCCGCCTAGTTCAAATACTTGTCTTCGATCCTGTCGACGGTTCCATCGTCCAGCATCTTCCTGAGTTCCGCATCGAAGCGCTCCACGAATTCCCGCGAAACGCGAGCTTTGGAAAAGCCCATGACCGTGCCCTTGTCGTCCGGACTTCTGAGACTGAACGGGGCCTGTTTCACTTCGGCCATCCTGCCTGTGGCCATCAGTTCGTGCTTGCCGACGATGCTGTTGACGATGAGCGCGTCAAACCGCCCCTCCAGCAGCATGCCCATCAGGCTTGCGACATGCGGCGCTTCAACCTTCACGATGGCCGCATCATCGGCGAACACGGACGGAAAGACGAAACCGCGCACGACTCCCACGCTCCTGCCCCGCAGATCCTCGACACGCCTTGGCTCAAAGGATGCGTCTTTCCTGGTGAAGAAAATGTAGCTCGTGTCGGTCCGGTAAGGCAGCGACCAGAGCAGATACCTGTCCCGCTCCACACGAAAACTCAGGGATGTGGTCAGGTCCGCCCGGCCTTGCTCCAGCAGGGCCAGCGCCCTCTTGAACGGGACCAACTGGACGGTAGTCCTGACGCCCATGTTTTCAAGGGCCGTCATGGCCACCTCCATGTCTATTCCCGGCCCGAGGGGGTCGCCTTGCGGCATGACGTAGGGTGGGTAGGGCGCATTGACCAGCACAACCTCCGCCGCCTCCTCGGCCGGGAGCGGCGTTGACCCGACCAGATTCGAAATCGTCAGAACTACAAAAATAAGTAATATTTTCAAATTGTTAATCATCAAAACAGCCTTGACTCCCGGTTGACCCCAAACAGCACAAGCCGTCACAACACCTTTCATGCAATCTGCTCGCCCCTGCCCGATCGCGTCTCCTTCAGCATGCGCTGATACGCACCGCGCACACCTTGAACTCCGGAATCCCGGCCGTGGCGTCGTGGGCGGAGTTGGTCAGGGCGTTGGCCGCCGCCTCGGCGAAATGAAAGGGAATGAAAACCAGCCCCGGCGTGACGCGACGCGTGACCGTGGCCGTAACCGTGATCTCGCCCCGCCTCGACGCCACCCGGACCTGCTGGCCGGGCGCTATCCCGAGACGCGCGGCATCCTCGGGGTGAATCTCGACCGGGCATGAGGGCATGATCCGGTTCAGGCCCTCGCTTTTGCGGGTCATGGTGCCGGTGTGATAATGCTCGAGCACCCTGCCGGTGCTGAGCACGAAGGGGTAGTCCAGGTCCGGCATCTCCGCCGGGGCTTGCGGGTGCGTCGGGATGAAGCGTCCCCTGCCCCGGGGAAAGGTCTCGCGGTGCAGGATGGGAGTGCCGGGATGAGCCTGATCCGGGCAGGGCCAGACGAGCCCCTCCCGCCTGATGCGACGATAATCGATGCCGCCGTAGATGGGTGCGGCCAGGGCTATCTCGCGCATGATCTCTTCGGGACGATCGTAGCCCATGGGCACGCCCAGGCGCGGGCCCAGAAGGTTCAGGATGCGCCAGTCCGGGAGCGCCTCTCCCGGACACGGCACGGTCGCCCGCACACGCTGCACGCGGCGGTCGGTGTTGGTGAAGGTGCCGTCCTTTTCAAGCGCAGACGCCGCAGGCAGGACCACATCGGCAAGCCGCGCGGTCTCGGTCAGAAAAATGTCCTGCACGACCAGAAAATCAAGAGCCCTGAGCCTGGCCTGCGCATGCGGCGCATCCGCGTCCGACACGGCGGGGTTCTCACCCATGATGTACATGGCCCGAAGCCCCGGCGAGGCAAACATCTCGGTCGCAGTGAGGCCCGGAGTCTTGGAGAGGGACATCTTCCACAGGCTTTCAATCCGCCCCAGAGCCGCACCGTCGTCCACCCGTCCGTATCCGGGCAGCACGCCCGGCAATCCGCCCATGTCGCAGGAGCCCTGCACGTTGTTCTGTCCCCGCAGCGGATTGATTCCCGCTCCCGGGCGGCCGACCTGACCGCAGAGCATGGCCAGATTGGCCAGGGCCAGCACCGTGTCCGTGCCACAGGTATGCTGGGTGATGCCCATGCAGTACAGAATAGTCGCGGCTCCCGCCCGGGCGTAGAGGCGTGCCGCCCGCTCAAGGTCCGCGGCCGGAATTCCGGTCTCGTACTGCACATATGCGGGGGTATAGACGGCCAGAGCCTCGCGCAACTCCTCGAACCCTTCGGTCCGGCGATCCATGAAGTCCCGATTCTCCAGGCCTTCGCGCAGGATGACGTACATGAGGCCGTTGATCCACGCGATGTCGGTGCCGGGCCTTGGGCGCAGCCAGAGGTGGGCGTGGCGGGTCAGGCCGATCGCGCGCGGGTCAACGACCACAAGCGTGGCCCCGGAGCGGGCGGCGCGCTTGATGCGATTCGAGAACACGGGGTGCGTTTCGGTGGTGTTGGAGCCGGTGACCAGGATCACATCGGCGTTGATCACATCGGCCATGACATTGGTCGGCGAGGCGCTGCCAAAGGCCTGCACCAGCGCCTCAAGGGAGGAGGCATGGCACAGCCGGGCGCAGTGATCCACGTTGTTGGTGCCCATACAGCGCGCCATTTTTTGAAACAGGTAGTTTTCCTCGTTGGTGCAGCGGGCCGAGGCCAGAAAACCCAGGCTTTGCGGTCCATGCTTCTCGCGCAGAGCCAGAAGGCGGGAAGCCACCAGTTCAAGGGCCTCGTCCCAGCCGGCCGGGACAAGCTCGCCGTCGCGGCGGATCAGCGGAGACGTGAGGCGGTCGGGATGCGCGGTGAAATCCAGGGCGAAACGCCCCTTCACGCAGAGGCTGCCCTCGTTGTGCCCGTCCATGGCGCCAAGAACATGCTGGATGCGCCCGTCCTTCACGTGCACATCCATCTGGCAGCCCACGCCGCAATACGGGCAGGTGGTGCGTACCGGCCTCGTCTCGCACAGGCGGGATTTGCCGCGCGCATCGTGAATGCTCAGCGCCCCCACCGGGCAGGCCTGAAGGCATTCGCCGCAAAAAACGCAGTCCGACTCGGCCAGTGTGGTGTCGCATCCGGCCACGATCTTGGTGGCCGCGCCGCGGTAGCCGAAATCGATGGCCTCATTGACCTGGATCTCGTTGCAGGCCTGCACGCAGCGCCCGCACAGGATGCACTTGGAAAAATCGCGGACGATGAACGGATTGCCGGTCTCGGGAGAATAGCGGGGTCTGGGCCGCTCGAAGGCGCCGGTGCCGACCCCGTAGCGGAACGCAAGACTCTGCAGGGCGCAATCTCCCGCCGCCGGGCACAGCAGGCAGTCATGATTTCCGGAATCGAGCATGAGACGCAAAATGGTCTTGCGGGCGCGGAGCACACGTGCGGAGTCGGTGTCGACAACCATCCCCGCAGCCGCCGGAGCCGCACAGGATGCGACCAGGGTGCGCGCGCCCCGGACCTCCACCACGCAGATGCGGCAGGCGCCCGTGGGCACGCAGTTCGGCAGATGGCACAGGGTCGGTATGAATATGCCGTGCGCCTTGGCCGCCTCCAGAATGGTCTGGCCGGGGGAGAAGGTGCAGGTGATGCCGTTGATGGTCAGTTCCATGGCGCTCCCGTCATTCGATGCAGTCAAAGGGACAGGCCTGGAAACACGCCAGGCATCGCACGCATTTTTCGCGGTCGATGCGGGCGGTCTGCTTTTTGGCCCAGGTTATTGCTTCGGCCGGACACGCCTTTTGACACAGCCCGCACTTGCGGCACAGGTCCTCCCGGACCTCGAACCTGAGCAGGGCCACGCAGCGCTTGGCGGGACAACGCTTCTCCTGGATGTGGGCCTCGAATTCGTCCCTGAAATGACGCAGGGCCGACAGGATCGGGTTGGACGCGGTCTGGCCCAGACCGCACAGCGAGGCGTCGGTGATGACCGCGGCCAGGTCCTCCAGCGTGCGCAGATCACCGGGCTTGCCCCGGCCTTCGCAGATGCGGGTCAGGATTTCGAGCTGCCGTCTGGTCCCCTCCCGGCACGGCGTGCATTTGCCGCAGGATTCGTCCTGGATGAAATCCATGAAGAAGCGGGCCATGTCGACCATGCAGGTGCGGTCGTTCATGACGATGACCCCGCCCGAGCCCATGATGGCACCGACCTTGGCAATGGCCTCGTAGTCCACGGGCGTGTCCAGCAGATGCGCCGGGATGCTTCCGCCCGACGGCCCGCCGAGCTGCACGGCCTTGCATTTGCGCTTGCCCGGCACCCCTCCGCCGATGTCGTTCACCAGCACGGACAGCGGCGTGCCCATGTCCACCTCGACCAGCCCGATGTTGTTCACGTCGCCCGACAGGGCAAAGACCTTCGTGCCCTTGCTGCCCTCGGTGCCGACGCTCGCGTAATGCGCCCCGCCAAGCCGGATGATGCGGCCGACATTGGCGAAGGTCTCGACGTTGTTGAGAATCGTCGGTTTGCCCCACAGCCCCTTCTGGGCCGGGAAAGGCGGCCTGGGGACCGGCATGCCGCGCTTTCCTTCGATGGAGCGCATGAGCGCGGTCTCCTCGCCGCAGACAAAGGCACCGGCGCCCTGGTAGATCCCAAGGTCGAAAGAGAAGTCGCCGCCCAGGATGTTTTCACCCAACAGGCCAAGGCTCCGGGCCTGTTCGATGGCGACGGTCAGCCGCTCGATGGCCAGGGGATACTCGGAGCGGCAGTAGATGCAGCCTTGGCGCGCGCCGATGGCGATGGCCGCGATGAGCATGCCTTCGAGCACCGCGTGCGGGTCCGATTCAAGGATCGAGCGGTCCATGAACGCGCCGGGATCACCCTCGTCGGCATTGCAGAGCACGTATTTGACCTCGCCGGGGGAAGCGGCCGCGAATTCCCATTTGAGGCCGGTCGAAAAACCCGCCCCGCCCCTTCCGCGCAGGCCGGAGGCCTTCATTTCGGACACGATGCCCGCCGGGGAAAGATCGAATAGCGCCTTGGCCAGCCCCTGATATCCGTCGTGGGCGATGGCATGGCCGATGTTGCCGGGATCGATGCGGCCCTTGTTGCACAGGGTCCAGGGCCGCTGTAGGGCAAAGAAGGGAATCTGATCCATGCACGCCACCGCGTTGCCTTCGGGATCGCGATAGAGCAGGCGCTCCAGCGGTTCGCCGCCCGCCGAGGCGACCACGTCGGCCGCATCATCCGGATGCACCTTGCAGTACAGGATGTTCCCGGGCTGCGCGACGGCCACCGGGCCCAGGGCGCAGAAGCCGTTGCAACCCGTCTCCACGACCTGCACACCCCTGCCCTGCCGTGCAGCCTCGACGCGCAGCGCCTCGATGAGCGGCACGGAACCCGTGGCATGGCAACCCGTCCCGCTGCAGCAGAAGACGCGCGGCGCGTCCGAGTCCAGCAGCGCCCTTTCGCGGTTGCGCATGGCAGCCAGGCCCGCGCGGTCCAGTCTGTTCGTCATCATTCGTACCCCTCCAGAATCTCGCAGGCCGAATCGGGCGTGACCCCGCCATGGGTATCACGGTCCACGACCATGACCGGCGCCAGGCCGCACGCGCCCAGGCAGCGCACCGGCTCCAGGCTGAATCGGCCGCTCTCGCAGGTCCCGCCGGCCTTGACGCCGAAACGCCGCTCCACGCGATCCAGGACCTCGCGCACGCCGCGCACGTAGCAGGCCGTGCCCGTGCAGACGCGAACCTGGTGGCGTCCTTTGGGCTCCAGGGAAAAGAGTGAATAGAAGGACACCACCCCGTACACCCTGGACACGGGAATGCCCATGCCCCGAGCGATGTGTGCGATGAGTTCCAGAGGAAAATAGCCCACTATGTCCTGGCACAGACGAAGGACGGTAATAAGGGCGCCCGGGGCATCGCGGTGTTCGGCAATGAAGGCGTCGGCCTGGACCAGGTGTTCTGCGGTGAGAGCGTTCAAGAAAACCACGCGGGGTTGGGGGTTGCAGCGGAAAGCCAAGTCATAGTGCAGGGCGCCGGGATGCGCAAACGTGTTTTGGACGGCCGCGCCGACAGGGTGGACGATATGGAGCGGATGAGCGTAATGGACACCTAGAACCATAGGCCATGGGCAGCGGCCCGGGCCGGGAGGACAGCATGCACGCCCACGACTCCTTTGACCTGAAGCGTTTTCTGCAGGCTCAGGAAAACACGTATGACCGGGCCCTGGCCGAACTGCGCGCCGGCCGCAAGACATCCCATTGGATATGGTACGTGTTCCCGCAGATCGACGGACTGGGCCGCAGCCCCGCGGCCCGGCACTATGCGATCAAGAGCCTGGCCGAGGCCAGGGCCTACCTCGCGCATCCGGTGCTCGGGGCCAGGCTCCGGGAATGCACCCGGGCCATGCTTGCGCTGCAGGGCCTCACGGCCCATGAGATCCTCGGAGACCCGGACGACCTCAAATTCTGCTCGTCCATGACCCTGTTCGAGCACGCGGCCGAGGACAATGACCTGTTTGGCCGGGCCATCGACACCTATTTCGCAGGCCGCCGGGACGCCATGACGCTCATGATCCTTGGAGCCGACGGGCTGTAACGACTAGGCCGGGCAATGCGCCCGAAATAAAGAGCCGCCAACGAAGGCGGCTCGAATCGACCGAGTCCAGATTATTTTTTACAGGAACAGTCGACGCCGCCCAGCACGATCTGCTTCCACTCGCCCAGGACGTCGTGGGTCCAGCAGTCGTCGGCACCCGCGGCCTCGCGCATGGTCAGGGCCAGGATGTAGGACAGCTCTTCCATGGTCGCGCCGGCGTCCAGAGCACCCTTGAAGTGCTTGAGCACACAGGGCTTGGAGCGCCCCTTGATTGACAGGGCCAGACAGATGAACTGAAAGGTCTTCTCGTCCAGAACATTTTTGCTGGCCAAAAGCGCGTCCATATTATCCATGGCGGCGGTGAACCCGGGAAAAAATTCAGCAAGCATGCGCATTGGAGTACCTCGATGAAGGGCTGCAGATTAACGGATTGGAAAAACACACCACGTATTAGGATCAATATTATCAAAAATATTACCACGCAAAAATAAACGACGCAACGCTTGCCGACCGGGAGACAACGAGCCTGTCGTTGCGCAACCACGCCCTGCGCTTGCGTTTTTTGGATAATGGGACCAGAGGGGCTTCCGCGTCGCCCGGCCCGGAAGGTGGCTGAAGACCCCGTGCAATACGATTTCAAAACAAGGAATGAACATGCCTTTCGTTGATCCGGACTCCCACCAGTCCATGCTCCGCCACGCCTTGAAAACCGGCATCGCCGCAGTGCTGGCCTATGGCATTGCCCATCTTTTCCATCTTAAATACGGCTACTGGGCAACCTTGTCCGCCGTCATCGTCATGCAGGTCTATGTTGCGGACTCCGTACAGATGTGCCTGTATCGCTTCTCGGGGACAGCCGTGGGCGCGCTGATCGGCATGATCGCCATCCTGCTCTTCCCGGCCACGCCCGTCATGACCGTGGTGGCCCTGTTCCTTTCGGTGGGCTTCTGCGCCTATATGACCCGCTACAACGCCAGATACCGAATGGCCGCCATCACAGTCTGCATCGTTGTCCTGGCCAGTATCGACCAGGAGAACCGCCTCGTCTTCGGGATGCTCCGAGTCGTGGAGATCGGCCTGGGCGTGGCTGCGGCCTTCTTGGTCAGCGTCCTCCTCTGGCCGGTGCGCGCCGGTACCGCCCTCAAAGCCAGGCTCATGGAACGGTTCGGAGACTGCGCCAGGCATTACGAAACCATCATGGACGCCTTTCTCGCCATGCAGTCCGGGCTTGATCCGCACCTTCTCGACCAGTTCCAGAAGGATATCAGGGATGACCGCGAGCTCTTCCAGAAGGTATTGCGCCATGAGCGCCGGATGTACCACGAGGACACCGACCTTTTGGGCCTCAAGGTCCGCACCCTCGAAAAATGCCAATCACACCTGCAGACCATGCTTCAGGCCCTGAACAGCGAGCAAGGACAGGGCTACGAAATCATCATGGACCGGGAACTGCGCGAACTCGCCTCCGTAACCGTGGAAGGCATGCGCGAAATCGTTTCCGGCCGGACGCCTTCAACGGACTTGCTGACAAAGGCTCTGGACGCTTCTGAGGCGAGGCTGCATGAACTGCGCATGGGTGGGGCGACCAGACGCTTCCATCTGCAGAAACTCGTCCAATTTTTCACCTTCTATCACAGCGCCCAATCCATGGGCAGAGACATCCTTCTTTACAGCCGAAACCCTTTGTTTTCAGCCCAGCCCGCATGACATGGCCCGCTGCATGCAATGTGTTTCAGATGCACCAAGATGACGGCACCACTGCAAATATTGACGGTGCATGAGAACAGACCTATGTTGGGATAATGAGCCAAAAACATCAGCCTCAAAGGAAGGCATCACCATGAAAAAAATCTTTATGATCGTATTGATTGTCGTATTTGCAGCGACCGGTTGCGCCACCATGGATCAGCAGTCCAAAACCACCAAGGGCGCCGTATACGGTGCGGGTGGCGGCGCTGTAGCCGGCGCCGTATTGGGCGGGATCATCGGGCGTGACGCCAAGGCCGCCGCCATCGGCGCCGCTGCCGGAGCAGCCATCGGCGGTCTGGCCGGAGCCGGAGCCGGGCGCATGATGGACAACCAGGAAGCGGAAATGCGCCAGGCCCTGTCCCAGTCCGAAGAAGTGGCGATCCGGCGCGAAGGCGACCTTTTGGCCCTGACCCTCAAGGGAGACGTGACCTTTGGCGTGGACTCCGACGTGGTCCTGCCCGGTCTCTACAACGAAATCGAACGCATCGCGCAGGTTCTCGTCAGATACCCGCAGACGACCATCGTGGTCGAAGGACATACGGATAGCACCGGTTCCGACGCCTACAACCAGCAACTCTCCGAGCGACGGGCCTGGAGCGTGCAGCGCCTGCTCACGGAACGCGGAGTCAATCCGTCCCGGATCAGCGCCGTCGGCTTCGGCGAGACCCGCCCCGTGGCCTCCAACGACAATCCCGGAGGACGCCAGCTCAACCGCCGCGTGGAGATCCGCGTAAACCCCAACACGAACCAACAGCCTTAGACTGCGACGGCGAAGTAACCTGAAGCGCCGGTCCCGGACCGGCTTTGCCAAGCACACAAGGGGGCCCGCGTCTTATGACGCGGGCCCCCTTGCTTTTCGGATTCGAGCACATGGCCGCGTCAGGGTGCAAGGCCCGACTCACGAGCCGGTGTTTCCGTGACGAACGTAAAATCCGCGGAACCGGAATACCTCGAAACCATGCACATCACCGTGCAGAGTTTGCGCATCCCTCGGCCGGGATGGAAAATCTTTCTCGAACCACCCCTCTGCCTGCACGGAACCACGTCGTCCTACCCACGACCATTGCGAGGCCATGCACCGAGAAAATGGGCCGATCAAGATCAGGTTCGCTTTTTGCTTTATCTGGAGGAAACGGGCCCGGCCTGGAGATAGGGTCTGCGGAAGTCCGGCGAACCATCTCGCCAGGGCAACCCATAAACAAGGCACACCATGAAAAAATCACTGGCAACATTCATCCTCCTTTCCGCGCTCGCGCTTTCTGGTTGCGCGCTGAGCGTCAGCCCTGTTCAGCCTCCGCATGCCGGCTTTTACGGCCATCCGTCTCTCGTCGTCATCCCGGGGACATACGTCTATGTCATGACCGAGGTTGCGGACGATATCTTCTTCAACGTCGGCTGGTGGTGGAGGCTGTGGGATGGGCGGTGGTACACGTCCCGGTACTACGATCGCGGCTGGAGCGCCTACACAGGCGCCCCCGGATTCTATCGTGAAATACATCCGGATTGGAGGAAATTCTACAGGCAACGGCGCTGGAACGGACACCCGTGGGACTGCGAACGCATCCCCGCCCCCAGCGTCCAGCGTGACTGGAAACGGTGGCAGAACAACCGCTACTGGGAAAAGGAAAAGAACTGGGGCGTTCGCGGTTTCCACCCGGCGCCGTATCGGCAGTCCGGTCTGGGCGAATCGGTCCGGGATGGCTCCCGACTCCGACAACCGGAGCAGCACCCGTCTTCCCGTTTTGAAGACCGTCGGCGTAAAACGGTGCAGACGCCTGACCACAGGCAGGAGTTCTCCCGGGAGCGTGGGCCCTCCCGATCCGCACAGCCGCTCTTTGCGAACCGGCCGACGGACGACCGTGATTCGAAAATTCGTGGCCAAAATCAAGACCGCGGCCCCCAGGCCCCTCGGCACACGCAACCGTACCTTGATCGCCGGCAAGCAAACGAGGAGGCAGCCAAGGCCCGGAGCGACCGAAAGAACCGCGAACGCCGGGAGTACCATCAAGACCGTCCGCTCTCCGATCAGGGACGGCAAAAGTCCGGTGACGTGAGCCGGCAGGGACGCGAGCAAGACCGGGTACGGTCCTCCCAA encodes:
- a CDS encoding NAD(P)H-dependent oxidoreductase subunit E; protein product: MVLGVHYAHPLHIVHPVGAAVQNTFAHPGALHYDLAFRCNPQPRVVFLNALTAEHLVQADAFIAEHRDAPGALITVLRLCQDIVGYFPLELIAHIARGMGIPVSRVYGVVSFYSLFSLEPKGRHQVRVCTGTACYVRGVREVLDRVERRFGVKAGGTCESGRFSLEPVRCLGACGLAPVMVVDRDTHGGVTPDSACEILEGYE
- a CDS encoding formate dehydrogenase subunit alpha, which codes for MELTINGITCTFSPGQTILEAAKAHGIFIPTLCHLPNCVPTGACRICVVEVRGARTLVASCAAPAAAGMVVDTDSARVLRARKTILRLMLDSGNHDCLLCPAAGDCALQSLAFRYGVGTGAFERPRPRYSPETGNPFIVRDFSKCILCGRCVQACNEIQVNEAIDFGYRGAATKIVAGCDTTLAESDCVFCGECLQACPVGALSIHDARGKSRLCETRPVRTTCPYCGVGCQMDVHVKDGRIQHVLGAMDGHNEGSLCVKGRFALDFTAHPDRLTSPLIRRDGELVPAGWDEALELVASRLLALREKHGPQSLGFLASARCTNEENYLFQKMARCMGTNNVDHCARLCHASSLEALVQAFGSASPTNVMADVINADVILVTGSNTTETHPVFSNRIKRAARSGATLVVVDPRAIGLTRHAHLWLRPRPGTDIAWINGLMYVILREGLENRDFMDRRTEGFEELREALAVYTPAYVQYETGIPAADLERAARLYARAGAATILYCMGITQHTCGTDTVLALANLAMLCGQVGRPGAGINPLRGQNNVQGSCDMGGLPGVLPGYGRVDDGAALGRIESLWKMSLSKTPGLTATEMFASPGLRAMYIMGENPAVSDADAPHAQARLRALDFLVVQDIFLTETARLADVVLPAASALEKDGTFTNTDRRVQRVRATVPCPGEALPDWRILNLLGPRLGVPMGYDRPEEIMREIALAAPIYGGIDYRRIRREGLVWPCPDQAHPGTPILHRETFPRGRGRFIPTHPQAPAEMPDLDYPFVLSTGRVLEHYHTGTMTRKSEGLNRIMPSCPVEIHPEDAARLGIAPGQQVRVASRRGEITVTATVTRRVTPGLVFIPFHFAEAAANALTNSAHDATAGIPEFKVCAVRISAC
- a CDS encoding DUF1810 domain-containing protein, translating into MHAHDSFDLKRFLQAQENTYDRALAELRAGRKTSHWIWYVFPQIDGLGRSPAARHYAIKSLAEARAYLAHPVLGARLRECTRAMLALQGLTAHEILGDPDDLKFCSSMTLFEHAAEDNDLFGRAIDTYFAGRRDAMTLMILGADGL
- a CDS encoding carboxymuconolactone decarboxylase family protein; protein product: MRMLAEFFPGFTAAMDNMDALLASKNVLDEKTFQFICLALSIKGRSKPCVLKHFKGALDAGATMEELSYILALTMREAAGADDCWTHDVLGEWKQIVLGGVDCSCKK
- a CDS encoding NADH-quinone oxidoreductase subunit F — protein: MRNRERALLDSDAPRVFCCSGTGCHATGSVPLIEALRVEAARQGRGVQVVETGCNGFCALGPVAVAQPGNILYCKVHPDDAADVVASAGGEPLERLLYRDPEGNAVACMDQIPFFALQRPWTLCNKGRIDPGNIGHAIAHDGYQGLAKALFDLSPAGIVSEMKASGLRGRGGAGFSTGLKWEFAAASPGEVKYVLCNADEGDPGAFMDRSILESDPHAVLEGMLIAAIAIGARQGCIYCRSEYPLAIERLTVAIEQARSLGLLGENILGGDFSFDLGIYQGAGAFVCGEETALMRSIEGKRGMPVPRPPFPAQKGLWGKPTILNNVETFANVGRIIRLGGAHYASVGTEGSKGTKVFALSGDVNNIGLVEVDMGTPLSVLVNDIGGGVPGKRKCKAVQLGGPSGGSIPAHLLDTPVDYEAIAKVGAIMGSGGVIVMNDRTCMVDMARFFMDFIQDESCGKCTPCREGTRRQLEILTRICEGRGKPGDLRTLEDLAAVITDASLCGLGQTASNPILSALRHFRDEFEAHIQEKRCPAKRCVALLRFEVREDLCRKCGLCQKACPAEAITWAKKQTARIDREKCVRCLACFQACPFDCIE
- a CDS encoding FUSC family protein: MPFVDPDSHQSMLRHALKTGIAAVLAYGIAHLFHLKYGYWATLSAVIVMQVYVADSVQMCLYRFSGTAVGALIGMIAILLFPATPVMTVVALFLSVGFCAYMTRYNARYRMAAITVCIVVLASIDQENRLVFGMLRVVEIGLGVAAAFLVSVLLWPVRAGTALKARLMERFGDCARHYETIMDAFLAMQSGLDPHLLDQFQKDIRDDRELFQKVLRHERRMYHEDTDLLGLKVRTLEKCQSHLQTMLQALNSEQGQGYEIIMDRELRELASVTVEGMREIVSGRTPSTDLLTKALDASEARLHELRMGGATRRFHLQKLVQFFTFYHSAQSMGRDILLYSRNPLFSAQPA